The region AAAAGACATATACATCTCCCTTCCATAGTCGTAACGCCACATGGTCAACATACTCGGTAAGCACTGACTGGTCAATGAGTCCTCAAGGAAATCCTCCATCAGTGTGCATAAAGGGCTCGGTTGAAAGAGCTGTAACCTCCATGTCAGCAGTAACAGATGAGACcaaatcaacaacatcaacatctAGCTGGACCACCCGAGCAACCTCCTCCAAACCAACatcctcaacaacaacaaccagaTATGCAACCTCCTCAACCACtccatcaacaacaacaacatctGACACCACCTCATATCTAGACTGCTCTACTGGCCGTACCAGTCGGCATCGAGTGCTAAGAGGTACCCGAAACTGATCCCTGCTCAGCCAACCGTTTCTGGTGTGAACTGGTTGGGACCATTCGTCCAGCCCGTATCCGGGAAGACTCAACCTCAGCACCCATATCAGCCTTAGCCCGATCTACCGCTCGATCAACAGTTCTCCCTGCATTAGTGCCGTCTCTGCCTTTGTATTTCCGTGCAATaccaaaattttcaaaatctttaGTATTTTGTACCAAACATTTCAAAAATTCCGGTATTTTCATGAAATATTTATCGGAAATTTCATAACTTCTGGTATAAAACAAAGTTTTGGTACATACCAGAAATTTCAAAATTTCCGGTAAAATTCCCATGGTATATATACTGGAAATTTCAGAATTTTCGATATAAAACCAGATTTTTATAACTACCGTAAATTACAGATTTCGATATATTCAATGAGATTTTGTACTGAAAATATTGAAATTCCCGATAAACATTTCATGAAAACAccaaaaaattttaaaaaatttgatatattattcattatttttgaaatttcgGATACTAACTCCAAATTTCCAATATCGACCCAATAATTTCAATTCCGCATCTCTGGGCTGTAAATTTCAAATTTTTTGAAAGGCGATGGGAGTGCCGGATCAAAGTGGGGGTGTGAAGTTAAATGTCCGGTTTGTAGCCTGAAAGTGTTGCTACTGACACCGTGATCATCACTGTTCCTAAGTTGCACTTCATTTCCTCTTCCTGAAATCAGAAACTGAAAATTCCTTCAAAGTTGAATCAACCCAACCAGAAACGTCTTTGAACACATGGAAGAGTGCATTCAAATCCGAAGATACGAAGAACTTCACACCGCCAAGGAATTCGAGTCTCTTATTGAAGCTCAAAACGTTCCCGCTGTAAACAAAAACAACACTCTCCGATTCTTCTCTTATCTTTTATCATCATCATTTGATTTTCTTAACCTAATTACTAATATTTCATTTTCTTAACCTAAAAAGGTTTTGTGTGGTTGCATCAAGAATTGGAGAGCGTTCTCTCTTTGGAACCCACGGAACGGTGGCCTCGATTACTTGCAAGAACGGGTAGGGTCTGCTATGGTGGAGGCTATGGTATCTTCATCTGCACCTATCTTTTATGGTGATCTTGGAAGTCATGAGAGGGTAATTACAACACTCTATTTGCTTTTTCTCATGTGGATTATGGACATTTTGGATTAGTAGCTTAATTGACTAGTGCATTAATTATTAATCATTGTTGTGTTTATATGTAAAGCTAATTCCATAAAAATGTTTTCAATTAAGCTATAATTTGTTTTTCATAAGCTATTCTGGATAACTTATGAAAATAAGCTAGAAATAGCATATAGACATGTCGTAAGCGATTTTCGTAGTTTCGCAAGTGCTTATACTAGTACATAAACTGAAATAAGCCAAACAATACCGGTGTATTATATGAGAGTGAGATATGAGATTATGTGGTGATGTTAAGTTGAtcttttttctcttcttttcctTGTAGGTTCCTCTACCATTTTCCATGTTCCTTGATTTGTGTAAGAAACGGATACATATGCAAACTGAGCAACAACATCAACATTTAGATGATGATCATTCTGTTGCCTCGCAAACGGATCACACACAACATGATTATTTGTCCTTGGAAGATGTTCCTGAACAAATTTACTTAGCGCAGGTTCAAACTCCAATATGAAATAACATATGCCAGTTGGTTCATAAAAATTGACTTATATTGTTTTTGACAATATTACCaagttttttttttcataattgCTTTTAATGTTGAAATCAACTCTATATTTGCATTGCTCCGGCTGCGGTATTTTGATAGTTTGATGTCATTATAGTTTTGAAATGATATATTTTCTTTGGGTTCCTTGTAGGTTCCTCTATAATTTTCAATGCATTGAATATGCAACATTACTTTTTTTTGACCGCAAATATTATTAGTTACAGTCTTGTGAAAATGATTTTGTTGATTGTACTATAGGTGCCGATCATGAACCGTGATCGTGAGGAGAAGGTTCAATTGGGAACCCTAAGGGAAGACATTCAGTTGGTTAGTCTATTTCTGCCTGCCATTTTATTTTGTAGTCTATAGTTCGTCATAGTAGAGACTTTTATTTATAAAAGTTATAATTTAATCATATTGTTTTCTGCAGCCTCCCATTTTGGGAGCAAAAGAACTGTCTTCTATAAATTTGTGGATGAACAATGCACAATCTAGATCAAGTACTCACTACGATCCACTCCACAATCTTTTGTGCATAGTTTCTGGCCGCAAACAAGGTAAGGTATATGTCTTCCTCTTCTTGTTATGACCTATTATCCTATCCTATTATCTCCCAGCATGAGTTTTTTTGCCATGCAGAAGTGGAGGTGTTCCTTGTCAGCAATATGCTATCAATTATGTAGGAATTTTCAGCACTTGCATTAGCTTACTGATGCTTTAAATTATTTCTGTCTAAAGTTATGTGATAGTAAATAAAAAAATACAGTGGAGTTTTAGAACTCTATTGGCCTCATACTGTCCATTTTCTGTTAATGACTTTGCAAAAATCCTTTCCAGAGTTCTTAGTTACTTATTCGAAATATTTTGGCCCTACCTTCTGTTCTTCCTCAAGCCTTGATCCCTTTATGTCTTTTAACAAAATCAAATTCTGTGCAGTTGTTTTGTGGCCTCCTTCTGCTAGTCCCTCACTCTACCCAATGCCTATTTACGGAGAAGCTTCCAATCACAGGTATACTCAATGATTGTCAAGAGACCTCTATATGTATTGATGTAGTAAACACAGTGTATTACTATTTGATAGTGTGAGAACAATATAGCTCCTATTGTCCAGTCCTCAAAACACAGCTCACCAACATATCTTTTATATTCTAATAATGCCTCATTATGTCTTCTGTTTTTCCAATAAAATTCATGTGGCAGTTTGGTTGCTTTGGAAAACCCCGATTACTCGATTTATCCAAGGGCAGAATGCTCAATGGAGTTTGCACAAAAGGTTGTTCTGGAGGCCGGCGATGCACTTTTCATTCCTGAAGGCTGGTAAGGTCTAAAATCATCAAAGTAATTTCAGTTTCTAAGTAGACTATTTCCCTTCCGTATATGGCAGACGTGGTGCAGGCTGGTAGGCTTGAACCAGGGAACCTTTGTGTCATATGAGAATAGCTTAACTTGTCTGATTGTTTTCTGGGAATTCTGTACTGGATATTTGTTTGATACTTTTGATGAAGATGATTAATATGTAAAGTGCATTTGGTTCATGCTTGTCAAATTTGGAAACGTTGGTGTGTTTTGATTTTCTAATTTGAGCTTTGCGCATTTGTCACCTTTAGGCATTT is a window of Lathyrus oleraceus cultivar Zhongwan6 chromosome 6, CAAS_Psat_ZW6_1.0, whole genome shotgun sequence DNA encoding:
- the LOC127092461 gene encoding lysine-specific demethylase JMJ31; translated protein: MEECIQIRRYEELHTAKEFESLIEAQNVPAVLCGCIKNWRAFSLWNPRNGGLDYLQERVGSAMVEAMVSSSAPIFYGDLGSHERVPLPFSMFLDLCKKRIHMQTEQQHQHLDDDHSVASQTDHTQHDYLSLEDVPEQIYLAQVPIMNRDREEKVQLGTLREDIQLPPILGAKELSSINLWMNNAQSRSSTHYDPLHNLLCIVSGRKQVVLWPPSASPSLYPMPIYGEASNHSLVALENPDYSIYPRAECSMEFAQKVVLEAGDALFIPEGWFHQVDSDDLTIAINLWWRSNTMSCMLEHMDAYYLRRILRRLIDKEMDQQLLKLGMGVTRMCVYKLPNNGQASRADESCSQMPKEMDLKEKKLKEGNTLLELKPAAVQVLHELVSLVHSSVTASQDQQSLSTSINDNENIEDEKCEKIVSADLRDDPPAKLLWDVEPQILQNVFLAMASNFPRTLEALVLHVLSPVGIEVLTRKFDEMDEQVLGEDRSKFYESFYGAFDDQTAAMNSILKGKELFTQQAFKNVLDKFVGVNLESSKPGFR